In a single window of the Tellurirhabdus bombi genome:
- a CDS encoding Ig domain-containing protein, with amino-acid sequence MGALEDFLECAEEKTPVLSHSTSKHAKSNYIALAMVLSGTLPEFGENFTPPGGGAPAALTAANLVSSLKALAFVSKCWFFGNETINGKKGKPGELAESATYGSRTVARPTGEVTEMVEFTFDRFYGNVEFFNQLRFNKKKYDLYMFTDRTVVCVRAKECKPTFHSIGHEVTGNYAEQIAGSFSVSYRGKKGELVPVFGISEAELDAEDLRYTFAAPGVPSGISLVVGTTDRYTMVTGTGGNFTRAVVEGGAPIYQLFKDCNKPVPVAELITIDSNTGKITVANGMPNGNYSYTVRAVNSIGVSGVYTFTLRVGAA; translated from the coding sequence ATGGGTGCTTTAGAAGATTTCCTTGAGTGTGCAGAAGAAAAAACGCCTGTGCTTAGCCACTCGACCAGTAAACACGCCAAAAGCAATTACATTGCCTTAGCGATGGTACTCAGTGGAACATTACCTGAATTTGGGGAGAATTTCACCCCTCCTGGTGGTGGCGCTCCTGCCGCTTTGACGGCGGCCAATCTTGTTTCATCGTTAAAGGCGCTGGCGTTTGTCAGCAAGTGCTGGTTCTTCGGTAACGAAACCATCAACGGCAAAAAAGGAAAGCCAGGTGAATTAGCAGAAAGCGCGACTTACGGTAGCCGCACCGTAGCGCGGCCAACTGGCGAAGTAACCGAAATGGTAGAATTTACTTTCGACCGATTCTACGGGAACGTTGAGTTCTTCAACCAGCTTCGTTTCAACAAGAAGAAGTATGATTTGTATATGTTTACAGATCGTACGGTTGTCTGCGTTCGTGCGAAAGAATGTAAGCCGACGTTCCATTCAATTGGTCACGAGGTTACGGGCAACTACGCTGAACAGATTGCCGGTTCGTTCTCAGTGAGCTACCGTGGCAAAAAGGGAGAATTAGTGCCTGTATTCGGTATCAGTGAGGCCGAACTAGATGCCGAAGACCTGCGCTACACATTTGCCGCTCCGGGTGTGCCATCGGGCATTTCGCTGGTTGTTGGCACAACAGACCGGTATACCATGGTTACAGGTACGGGTGGAAACTTTACCCGCGCGGTTGTTGAAGGTGGTGCACCGATCTACCAGCTTTTCAAGGACTGCAATAAACCAGTTCCCGTTGCTGAATTGATCACCATCGACAGCAACACCGGCAAAATCACCGTGGCCAACGGAATGCCAAACGGAAACTACAGCTACACCGTCCGGGCGGTCAACTCGATTGGGGTTTCTGGCGTGTATACGTTCACGTTGCGCGTAGGAGCCGCTTAA